From a single Meiothermus sp. Pnk-1 genomic region:
- a CDS encoding pseudouridine synthase yields the protein MPKEPHPSPRSAKERLDKILAHLGVGSRKEIHRLARAGRITVDGQVITDSAFKLDPGQARIAVDGEEVFYHEFFHAMLHKPAGYVTSTQDRDGPSVIQLLKVARRDWMPVGRLDKDTEGLLLVTTDGELAHRLTHPRWKVPKRYYAELARPATQDDVEAFAAGLEMDGEPLQPAELTLLADPCRVELVIREGRYHQVKRMFAARGNRVLYLKRVAFGPLELPEDLEPGESRSLTAEEEQALYGAVGLEPQSKIFRG from the coding sequence ATGCCCAAGGAGCCCCACCCCTCACCGCGCTCGGCGAAAGAGCGCCTAGACAAGATCCTAGCCCACCTCGGGGTGGGGAGCCGCAAGGAGATCCACCGGCTGGCTCGAGCCGGGCGCATCACCGTAGACGGCCAGGTCATCACCGACTCGGCCTTCAAGCTCGACCCCGGACAGGCGCGGATCGCGGTGGATGGAGAAGAGGTCTTCTACCACGAGTTCTTTCACGCAATGCTCCATAAACCCGCCGGTTACGTGACCTCCACCCAAGACCGTGACGGACCATCCGTGATCCAATTGCTCAAGGTGGCGCGCAGGGATTGGATGCCGGTGGGTCGCCTCGACAAGGACACCGAGGGGCTTTTGCTCGTCACCACCGACGGGGAGTTGGCCCACCGCCTCACCCACCCCCGCTGGAAGGTGCCCAAGCGCTACTATGCCGAGCTGGCCAGACCCGCCACCCAAGACGACGTGGAGGCTTTCGCGGCTGGGCTGGAGATGGACGGGGAGCCGCTCCAACCCGCTGAGCTGACCCTCCTTGCCGATCCCTGCCGGGTCGAGCTGGTCATCCGCGAGGGCCGCTACCACCAGGTAAAGCGGATGTTCGCGGCCCGGGGAAACCGGGTGCTCTACCTCAAGCGGGTAGCCTTCGGCCCGCTCGAGCTGCCAGAAGACCTCGAGCCGGGGGAGTCTCGCTCTCTCACGGCCGAAGAGGAGCAGGCCCTGTACGGGGCAGTGGGGCTCGAGCCGCAATCGAAAATCTTCCGCGGCTAG
- a CDS encoding GntR family transcriptional regulator yields MIAPQTQEAYRRLRQMILSLELPPGEALVERRLEEYFRDREGLIVSRTPIRSALGLLAQEGLVRREGRTYRVAPLDWDELEEAFAFRKVLETTAVRMAAARKPRAEGVAQVLAALGEDLDPESELAKATDFHLELARLCGNRFLLEALGTVLSRIYRVRFLEVMTPEGRLQARRDHQRLLELVQQGQGEEAARLIEEHLERSRQRMLEGRRSPRGELLARP; encoded by the coding sequence GTGATCGCACCGCAAACCCAAGAAGCCTACCGCCGCCTGCGGCAGATGATCCTCTCCCTCGAGCTTCCCCCCGGAGAGGCCTTGGTGGAGCGCAGGCTCGAGGAATACTTTCGTGACCGAGAAGGCCTCATCGTCTCACGCACCCCCATCCGCTCGGCGCTAGGGCTGTTGGCCCAAGAAGGGCTGGTGCGGCGGGAGGGGCGCACTTACCGGGTGGCCCCGCTGGACTGGGACGAGCTCGAGGAGGCCTTTGCCTTCCGCAAGGTCTTGGAGACCACCGCCGTACGCATGGCCGCCGCGCGGAAGCCCCGCGCCGAAGGGGTGGCACAGGTGCTGGCTGCGCTAGGAGAGGATCTCGACCCCGAGTCTGAGCTGGCCAAGGCCACCGACTTTCACCTCGAGCTGGCCCGACTCTGCGGCAACCGCTTTTTACTTGAAGCGCTGGGCACCGTCCTCTCCCGCATTTACCGGGTGCGCTTCCTAGAGGTCATGACCCCCGAGGGCCGCCTCCAGGCCCGCCGGGACCACCAGCGGCTACTCGAGCTGGTACAACAGGGTCAGGGTGAAGAGGCCGCGCGTCTGATCGAAGAGCACCTCGAGCGCTCGCGTCAACGGATGCTGGAAGGCCGCCGTTCCCCTCGAGGAGAGCTGCTGGCTCGTCCTTGA
- a CDS encoding thiol-disulfide oxidoreductase DCC family protein yields MKVATIVLFDGACNLCNGVVQFVLQHDPQERFLFAAQQSEAGQRLLARHGISTAQAQGESVVVLEGGRVYLESDAALQILHRLGGVWGWAYLFRWIPKPWRDRVYRWVARHRYRIFGKRESCTLPNPSLRRRFLDR; encoded by the coding sequence ATGAAGGTCGCCACCATCGTCCTCTTCGATGGGGCATGTAACCTTTGCAACGGGGTGGTGCAGTTCGTCCTGCAGCATGACCCCCAGGAGAGGTTTCTGTTCGCCGCGCAGCAGTCCGAGGCCGGGCAACGGCTTCTGGCCAGACATGGAATCTCGACTGCGCAAGCCCAGGGCGAAAGCGTGGTGGTCCTCGAGGGCGGGCGGGTCTACCTCGAGTCCGACGCCGCGCTACAGATTCTCCACCGGCTAGGGGGGGTATGGGGCTGGGCTTACCTCTTTCGCTGGATTCCCAAGCCTTGGCGTGACCGGGTCTATCGCTGGGTGGCCCGCCATCGCTACCGCATCTTCGGCAAGCGGGAAAGCTGTACGCTCCCTAACCCTAGCCTGCGCCGACGCTTCCTCGATCGCTGA
- a CDS encoding tripartite tricarboxylate transporter substrate binding protein translates to MAWIGLLISGLGVAQGFLPRHPECIGGGWDFTCRAVAQLMYQLKIVPQPFTLSHLPGAGGGVAYAHVVSQRDDDPELIVAASTTTAVRLAQGQYGPFNERDVRWLGAIAADFGLVAVKAEAPWKTLQELLAAWKADPSRITTGGPDPLRVALLGRAVGIDPRSIRYTPAEDPTPLKHDLVQIFLGDASVLREEVAGGSLRALGVMAPQRLPGPYTDVPTLRELGYDVDWVVWQGFYMPKSTSAQAYTFWVQALRKVARSPEWAKVREQNGLGEFLSLGVEFQVLVERQVHALRGLSRELGLTK, encoded by the coding sequence ATGGCTTGGATCGGCTTGCTGATATCTGGCCTGGGGGTGGCGCAAGGCTTCCTCCCGCGGCACCCGGAGTGTATCGGGGGCGGCTGGGACTTCACCTGCCGTGCCGTGGCCCAGCTCATGTACCAACTCAAGATCGTCCCCCAGCCCTTTACGCTGAGCCACTTGCCCGGGGCCGGAGGTGGGGTGGCCTACGCCCATGTGGTGAGCCAGCGCGATGACGACCCCGAGCTGATCGTGGCGGCGAGCACGACCACCGCTGTGCGGCTTGCCCAAGGGCAGTACGGCCCGTTCAACGAACGCGACGTGCGCTGGCTGGGGGCCATCGCTGCCGATTTTGGGTTGGTCGCGGTCAAAGCCGAAGCCCCCTGGAAAACCCTGCAAGAGCTGCTCGCCGCCTGGAAGGCCGACCCCAGCAGGATTACGACGGGCGGGCCAGACCCCCTGAGGGTGGCCCTGCTGGGCCGAGCGGTGGGGATTGATCCCCGCTCGATCCGATACACCCCCGCGGAAGACCCGACCCCGCTCAAGCACGACCTCGTCCAGATCTTCCTTGGAGATGCCTCCGTGCTGCGAGAGGAGGTCGCGGGGGGCAGCTTGCGGGCCCTGGGGGTGATGGCCCCCCAACGCTTGCCCGGTCCGTACACCGACGTCCCCACCCTGAGAGAGCTGGGCTACGACGTGGACTGGGTAGTCTGGCAGGGGTTTTACATGCCCAAGAGCACTTCTGCCCAGGCCTACACCTTCTGGGTACAGGCCCTGCGTAAAGTGGCCAGATCCCCGGAATGGGCCAAGGTGCGTGAGCAGAACGGCCTAGGCGAGTTCTTATCCTTGGGGGTGGAGTTTCAAGTCTTGGTGGAGCGGCAGGTGCACGCCCTTAGGGGGCTCTCGAGGGAGCTTGGACTGACCAAGTAG